One Siniperca chuatsi isolate FFG_IHB_CAS linkage group LG8, ASM2008510v1, whole genome shotgun sequence DNA segment encodes these proteins:
- the atp10b gene encoding phospholipid-transporting ATPase VB — protein sequence MTWRSPLALVRDVLRGQRVREKDLRNLVSNLPYEGLEKGKQPNCFFPGNAIKTTKYTLLLFIPMNLFEQFHRLANIYFVGLAILNFVPVVNAFQPEIALIPIGVIMSLTALKDAWEDFRRYQSDRKLNNTPCFIYSRKEKQFMERRWKDVRVGDFVKVVCNEIVPADLLLLHTSDPNGVCLIETSNLDGETNLKQRRVMSGVCISDPEFEPESLNSVVVCEKPNNNLNHFKCYVEKPDKEKLGAGIESLLLRGCTVRNTDHAVGFVVYAGHETKSMLNNSRPRCKRSKLERNLNIDVIFCFILLFAMCLVGALGHFLWLQALPGVPPFLVPDSNGHLDSASLSGFYMFFTMIILLQVLIPISLYVSIELVKICQIFFITNDVDLYDEETDSRMQCKALNITEDLGQIEYIFSDKTGTLTENKMVFCRCSIMGTEYPHKENAIRLAVLEEPELGEEVIFNQQPQPLKTGWCLDTEETNPEHKQHRHGSRHKSKVTGNAQRDVAFSSPLETEVIPDRKLLQQISRAESSSSGSSQKIDPYLDFFLALAICNTVVVSMATARRQRVSRFSRSSQTNNPLDALNNLVKRSGSLRHIFTSWQRKPKRNRTISEDSVMEEDHFNLPVNMERSGDINGLQTCSLHTPSQCDSPETNSANLSYEAESPDEAALVYAAKAYGFTLLARTSDSVTVRLPSGEDLVFEVLDTLTFDSIRKRMSVLVRHPITKEYVLYTKGADYTIMELLGTPYAEHLSRNQRNIAAATQYHLNCYAKDGLRTLCFTKKVVSDKMYESWSVNRQRALAAIDNREELVMDTAVQLETNLSLLGATGIEDRLQESVPDTIVALRMAGIQVWVLTGDKPETAVNIGYACRLLEEEDLVINMSCKNKLTCMSILDCTLEEVRRYSADPRNVDTTQDISLVIDGLTLTMALSSDLQDRFVDLAKRCRSVLCCRVTPLQKSRVVKVVREKLKVMTLAVGDGANDVNMIQAADIGIGISGQEGMQAVMASDFAISRFKHLKKLLLVHGRWCYTRLANMIIYFFYKNVAYVNLLFWYQFFCGFSGTAMIDYWLLIFFNLFFTSVPPIMFGIMDKDVSAEMLLGVPELYRTGQGAGEYNFSTFWVSMLDAFYQSLVCFFIPYLAYQDSDIDVFSFGMPLNTISLFTILLHLSIEIKAWTVIHWVIMLGSVALYFVVTLAYSGSCVTCNPPSNPYWILQSQMADPMFYLICIITTVVALLPRYMFHVLRNSIAPSPLMQARHLDRLDPPTRDQWIKEWRSFRVRGQVKRSRLSTPPSPTLETPADIYPQAPNASDIMGDEFTLNGITENYTHEKHSLAT from the exons ATGACGTGGAGGAGCCCTCTGGCCCTGGTGAGGGATGTTCTGAGAGGTCAGAGGGTGCGGGAGAAGGACCTCCGCAACTTGGTGTCCAATCTGCCTTATGAGGGCCTGGAGAAGGGGAAGCAACCCAACTGCTTTTTTCCTGGAAATGCCATCAAGACCACCAAATacaccctcctcctcttcatccccaTGAACCTCTTTGAGCAGTTTCACCGTCTGGCCAACATCTACTTTGTGGGTCTGGCTATTCTGAACTTTGTCCCCGTGGTGAATGCCTTCCAGCCCGAGATAGCTCTAATCCCCATCGGTGTCATCATGTCTCTGACGGCCTTGAAGGACGCCTGGGAGGACTTCAGGAGGTACCAGTCGGACAGGAAGCTCAACAACACGCCGTGCTTCATCTACAGCAG GAAAGAGAAACAGTTTATGGAGAGGCGTTGGAAGGATGTGAGAGTGGGAGATTTTGTGAAGGTGGTTTGCAACGAGATCGTCCCTGCTGACCTGCTACTCCTGCACACATCAGACCCCAATGGTGTGTGTCTCATAGAGACATCCAACCTGGACGGAGAGACCAACCTGAAGCAGAGGAGGGTGATGTCTGGCGTCTGCATCTCT GATCCTGAATTTGAACCTGAAAGCCTCAACAGTGTCGTGGTGTGTGAAAAGCCCAACAACAATCtgaatcatttcaaatgttatGT AGAGAAACCTGATAAGGAGAAGCTGGGTGCTGGAATTGAGAGTCTGCTGCTGCGAGGCTGCACAGTGAGAAACACGGACCACGCTGTTGGCTTTGTGGTATATGCAG GCCATGAAACTAAGTCCATGCTTAACAACAGCAGGCCAAGATGCAAGCGCAGCAAACTAGAGCGGAATCTGAACATAGACGTCATCTTCTGCTTCATTCTCCTCTTCGCCATGTGTCTCGTCGGAGCACTAG GTCACTTCTTATGGCTGCAGGCGCTGCCCGGTGTGCCCCCTTTCCTGGTTCCCGACAGCAACGGTCACCTGGACAGTGCCAGTCTGTCTGGCTTCTACATGTTCTTCACCATGATCATCctgctgcag GTCCTGATTCCTATCTCCCTCTACGTGTCCATTGAGTTGGTGAAGATTTGTCAGATCTTCTTCATCACTAATGACGTCGACCTGTACGATGAGGAGACAGACAGCCGCATGCAGTGTAAGGCCCTGAACATCACAGAGGACCTGGGACAGATTGAATATATCTTCTCAGACAAGACTGGCACCCTCACTGAGAACAAGATGGTGTTTTGCAGATGCTCCATCATGGGCACCGAGTACCCACACAAAGAGAATG CCATCCGCCTAGCTGTCCTTGAAGAACCAGAGTTAGGGGAGGAGGTCATCTTCAACCAGCAACCACAACCCCTAAAAACTGGATGGTGCCTGGATACTGAGGAGACCAACCCTGAGCACAAACAACATCGCCATGGCAGCCGACACAAGAGCAAGGTCACAGGAAATGCACAGAGAGATGTGGCCTTCAGCAGTCCGCTG GAAACTGAGGTGATTCCAGACAGGAAGCTGCTTCAGCAGATTAGCAgggcagagagcagcagcagcggcagcagccaGAAGATAGATCCCTACCTGGACTTTTTTCTGGCTCTCGCCATTTGCAACACAGTGgtggtttccatggcaacagctCGGAGACAGAGG GTGAGCAGGTTTTCACGCTCCTCTCAGACAAATAACCCACTGGATGCTTTGAACAACCTGGTGAAAAGGTCTGGCTCTCTTCGCCATATTTTCACCTCCTGGCAGCGCAAGCCCAAGAGAAATCGCACCATCTCAGAGGACTCAGTTATGGAGGAGGACCATTTTAACCTCCCTGTAAATATGGAGAGGTCTGGAGACATCAATGGGCTCCAAACATGTTCGCTCCACACTCCATCTCAGTGCGACAGTCCTGAAACAAACTCAGCTAATCTCAGCTATGAGGCAGAGAGTCCAGATGAGGCAGCCCTGGTGTACGCAGCCAAGGCATATGGCTTCACTCTGCTGGCCCGCACCTCTGACAGCGTGACGGTGAGGCTCCCGTCTGGGGAGGACCTGGTGTTTGAGGTGCTGGACACCTTGACCTTTGACTCCATCAGGAAGAGAATGTCTGTTTTGGTGCGACACCCAATCACCAAAGAATATGTGCTGTACACTAAAGGTGCAGACTACACCATCATGGAGCTACTTGGTACACCGTACGCAG AACATCTTAGCAGGAATCAGAGGAATATAGCAGCAGCTACTCAGTATCATCTCAACTGCTATGCTAAAGACGGGCTGCGCACACTTTGCTTTACAAAGAAG GTTGTGAGTGACAAGATGTATGAAAGCTGGTCAGTGAACAGACAGAGAGCTCTGGCTGCTATAGACAACAGAGAGGAGCTTGTTATGGACACTGCTGTGCAGCTAGAGACAAACCTCTCCCTGTTAG GGGCGACAGGCATTGAGGACCGTCTGCAGGAGAGTGTCCCAGACACTATCGTGGCACTGCGGATGGCAGGGATCCAGGTGTGGGTGCTGACTGGTGACAAGCCGGAGACAGCTGTCAACATCGGCTATGCCTGCAGGCTACTGGAAGAGGAAGACCTTGTGATTAACATGAGCTGCAAAAACAAG CTCACGTGCATGTCCATCTTGGACTGTACACTGGAAGAGGTGAGGAGGTACAGTGCAGATCCTCGTaatgtggatacaacccaagACATCTCCCTGGTGATTGACGGACTCACCCTGACCATGGCCCTGTCATCGGACCTGCAGGATCGCTTCGTGGACCTGGCTAAGCGCTGCCGCTCTGTGCTCTGCTGTAGAGTCACACCCTTACAGAAGAGCAGAGTGGTGAAGGTGGTCAGAGAGAAACTCAAGGTCATGACCCTTGCTGTGG GTGATGGTGCAAATGATGTCAACATGATCCAAGCAGCTGATATCGGCATTGGGATATCCGGTCAGGAGGGCATGCAG GCGGTCATGGCAAGTGATTTCGCTATATCTCGCTTCAAACACCTGAAAAAACTTCTCCTGGTTCATGGACGCTGGTGCTACACTCGACTGGCCAACATGATCATTTACTTCTTCTATAAGAATGTG GCCTATGTGAACCTGCTGTTCTGGTATCAGTTCTTCTGCGGCTTCTCTGGCACTGCCATGATCGACTACTGGCTGCTGATTTTCTTCAACCTTTTCTTCACCTCTGTTCCGCCCATCATGTTTGGGATAATGGACAAAGACGTTTCTGCAGAGATGTTGCTGGGTGTTCCTGAACTGTACAGGACTGGACAGGGTGCAGGG gaATACAACTTTTCAACATTCTGGGTTTCCATGCTCGATGCCTTCTATCAGAGTCTGGTGTGCTTCTTTATTCCATACTTG GCTTACCAGGATTCAGACATTGATGTTTTTTCCTTCGGAATGCCTTTGAACACAATTTCTTTATTTACCATCCTGCTGCATCTGTCAATAGAGATCAAAGCCTGG ACGGTGATTCACTGGGTAATCATGCTGGGCAGTGTGGCGCTGTACTTCGTTGTGACACTTGCCTACAGCGGCAGCTGCGTCACCTGTAACCCTCCATCCAACCCGTACTGGATCCTCCAGAGCCAGATGGCCGACCCCATGTTCTACCTTATCTGCATCATCACTACTGTGGTGGCTCTGCTGCCCAG GTACATGTTTCACGTGCTGAGGAACTCTATCGCCCCCTCCCCGCTTATGCAAGCCAGGCATCTGGACCGGCTGGACCCCCCCACAAGGGACCAGTGGATCAAGGAGTGGAGGAGCTTCAGGGTCAGAGGGCAGGTCAAACGCTCCAGGCTGTCTACACCACCCTCTCCCACCCTGGAGACCCCTGCGGACATTTATCCCCAAGCTCCCAATGCCTCTGATATAATGGGGGATGAATTCACACTGAATGGGATCACTGAAAACTACACACATGAGAAACATTCGTTGGCAACTTGA